One Micropterus dolomieu isolate WLL.071019.BEF.003 ecotype Adirondacks linkage group LG23, ASM2129224v1, whole genome shotgun sequence DNA window includes the following coding sequences:
- the nlrc3l1 gene encoding protein NLRC3, whose product MAGPLDDMMGDFEIEMMETVSGSSSPGDAVSGRGPDIASVEDDGLYYIPERRPSLDLGPSPMDISQWHHVDQALSPALSYWSITSESDLNNMNDEDASSTRVQLNRADSYSSCYSLDSDDCEKRIPKVTSKDDSAPEPSDTPELIQDSNEVRHPSLTVAFTFKAISKTLGKLSVGDIQRFKMMLWKRYPQSFNTPPQRMDMVDLVDRLLECYHLEVSLQITRTLLEEIGLKKMVDYLQTLCIRNEVRYDLSETLKRKICEELSSQEEKRPFDDVFTNLYITSTCDNGPNIEHEVMTIEKLDSNREEAKLLSTKDILSAERLENSNLKFILVTGVAGSGKSMAVRRLILDWIEERSHQHVSFLFPLPFRELKQFEDGKISLMEIIQKLYPETKKLRDEDYRSDDCKIMFVFDGLDEYNGTLDFQNTELLGDHTDSTTLNVIVVNLLRARLHYRGLFLVTSRPQVKRCVPWDTHYDEIDVRGFLDPEKDEYFRKRFQDPDQAARVIAYINSFKTLRIMCHLPLFCSLVADECQHIFRSKGTEAELPSSITYMYTKLLLALTRHHRRLRAPDLTKDKEIDFLMKLGRLAFNMLEQGQFKITKSDWKEVEICEEAVVYTGLCTQYITKPFVLFHEKVLSFIHPTMQEYLAALYVFLSFRNQGKNIFEQQLKNKVKGIFKGPKVMELYKSAVERSLQREDGKLDIFLRFLFGMTLKTNQDLLQPFCTSSVKWPTVTEDAAALIRKKIRENPIHGRNGNLQCCLEELGVRASEATSS is encoded by the exons ATGGCTGGCCCTCTTGATGACATGATGGGCGACTTTGAAATAGAGATGATGGAAACAGTGTCAGGCAGCTCTTCCCCTGGGGATGCAGTGTCTGGTAGAGGTCCAGACATTGCGTCTGTTGAAGATGACGGGCTCTACTACATCCCTGAGAGAAGACCTTCTCTGGACCTGGGACCAAGTCCAATGGATATCAGCCAGTG gcATCACGTGGACCAGGCCTTATCTCCAGCTCTGAGCTACTGGTCAATTACAAGTGAGTCGGACTTAAACAACATGAATGACGAAGATGCATCCTCCACGAG GGTCCAGCTGAACAGAGCAGATTCCTACTCTAGCTGCTACTCACTGGACAGTGACGATTGTGAAAAGAGAATTCCCAA GGTTACAAGCAAAGATGATTCTGCCCCAGAGCCTTCTGACACACCTGAGTTAATCCAAGACTCAAATGAGGTTAGGCATCCTTCTCTGACAGTGGCATTCACTTTTAAG GCTATTAGTAAAACCCTTGGGAAGCTGTCAGTGGGAGACATTCAGAGGTTCAAGATGATGCTGTGGAAGCGTTACCCACAGTCATTCAACACTCCTCCCCAACGCATGGACATGGTGGACCTTGTGGACCGCTTGCTCGAGTGTTACCACCTGGAGGTATCTTTGCAGATCACCAGAACCCTTCTTGAGGAAATTGGGCTAAAGAAGATGGTTGATTATCTTCAGACATTGTGTATCAGAA ACGAAGTACGCTACGATTTAAGCGAGACTCTGAAGAGGAAAATATGTGAGGAATTGTCCTCACAGGAAGAGAAGAGGCCCTTTGATGATGTCTTTACTAATCTCTACATAACCTCAACCTGTGATAATGGCCCAAATATTGAACATGAGGTCATGACCATAGAAAAGCTTGACAGCAACCGGGAAGAAGCGAAGCTGCTTTCTACAAAGGATATTTTGAGCGCTGAAAGGCTGGAGAACTcaaatttaaagtttattttggTCACGGGAGTGGCAGGGTCAGGGAAGTCTATGGCGGTCAGAAGATTAATCCTCGATTGGATTGAAGAGCGGTCCCACCAACACGTGTCTTTCTTGTTTCCTTTGCCGTTCAGAGAACTCAAACAGTTTGAGGATGGTAAGATCTCCCTGAtggaaataatacaaaaactcTACCCAGAAACAAAGAAACTGAGGGATGAGGATTATAGATCCGACGACTGCAAAATAATGTTTGTCTTTGACGGTCTGGACGAGTACAACGGGACGCTTGACTTTCAAAACACTGAGCTTCTCGGTGACCACACAGATTCCACCACCCTGAATGTCATCGTGGTCAACCTCCTCAGAGCGAGGCTGCACTACCGCGGCCTCTTCCTGGTCACTTCTCGGCCACAAGTGAAGCGCTGCGTTCCCTGGGACACGCATTATGATGAGATAGACGTGCGTGGTTTCCTTGACCCTGAAAAGGACGAGTACTTTAGGAAGAGATTTCAGGACCCGGATCAAGCAGCAAGAGTTATTGCATATATCAACTCTTTCAAAACCCTCCGCATCATGTGCCACCTGCCCTTGTTTTGCTCACTGGTGGCTGATGAGTGCCAGCACATATTTAGGTCAAAGGGGACAGAGGCTGAGCTGCCCAGCAGCATCACCTACATGTACACAAAGCTGCTGCTAGCACTCACACGTCACCATCGCAGATTAAGAGCTCCAGATCTTACCAAAGATAAAGAGATAGACTTCCTCATGAAACTTGGAAGGTTGGCCTTCAACATGCTGGAACAAGGCCAGTTTAAGATCACTAAATCCGACTGGAAAGAGGTTGAAATCTGCGAGGAGGCAGTGGTTTACACTGGCCTGTGCACACAGTACATCACAAAGCCATTTGTCTTGTTTCATGAGAAAGTCCTCAGCTTTATCCACCCTACCATGCAGGAGTACCTGGCTGCCCTTTATGTGTTTCTCTCCTTTAGAAACCAGGGGAAGAACATTTTTGAGCAGCAACTGAAAAACAAGGTCAAAGGGATATTCAAGGGGCCCAAGGTGATGGAGCTGTACAAAAGTGCAGTGGAGAGAAGCCTGCAGCGTGAGGATGGCAAACTGGACATTTTCCTGCGATTCCTGTTTGGAATGACACTGAAGACCAATCAGGATCTTCTCCAGCCATTCTGCACGTCTTCTGTAAAGTGGCCAACAGTCACTGAAGATGCTGCTGCCCTCATCAGGAAGAAGATCAGAGAAAATCCGATTCATGGCAGGAATGGCAACTTGCAGTGCTGCCTGGAAGAGCTGGGTGTGCGAGCGTCAGAGGCAACATCCAGTTGA
- the LOC123962781 gene encoding interleukin-18-binding protein-like isoform X3, whose product MDVWPDTKPKLSAWLDSVRAVPTSSQPHKAVTGGFGMKLSVVKVSEDGAPEIIGPHRVHIKAHPGDPLFLHCEAFANCDDSAIIYWLVNGSFPEDTLSSERLVESEESTLEGGTILQRSLLLKNVTSEDLKSTFTCVVTNPAGTAHKHTMLAAARRDCIVGKRRKH is encoded by the exons ATGGATGTCTGGCCAGATACAAAACCCAAAttatctgcatggctagattCTGTTAGAG CAGTCCCAACCAGCAGTCAACCGCACAAAGCTGTCACTGGAGGATTCGGTATGAAGCTGTCTGTCGTAAAAG TTTCAGAGGATGGAGCTCCAGAGATCATTGGGCCACATCGCGTCCACATCAAAGCTCACCCAG GTGACCCGCTGTTTCTTCACTGTGAAGCTTTTGCAAATTGTGATGATTCGGCAATCATCTACTGGCTCGTCAATGGCTCCTTCCCTGAAGACACGCTCAGCAGTGAAAGACTGGTAGAATCAGAGGA aTCAACGTTAGAGGGGGGTACAATCCTACAGAGGAGTTTGCTGCTAAAGAATGTCACATCGGAGGACCTCAAATCCACCTTCACCTGTGTTGTGACGAACCCTGCTGGAACGGCCCACAAGCACACAATGTTAGCAGCAGCAAGGCGTGATTGTATTGTagggaaaagaagaaaacactga
- the LOC123962781 gene encoding interleukin-1 receptor type 2-like isoform X2, with protein MDVWPDTKPKLSAWLDSVRAVPTSSQPHKAVTGGFGMKLSVVKVLGSLCMLFADGFPVSEDGAPEIIGPHRVHIKAHPGDPLFLHCEAFANCDDSAIIYWLVNGSFPEDTLSSERLVESEESTLEGGTILQRSLLLKNVTSEDLKSTFTCVVTNPAGTAHKHTMLAAARRDCIVGKRRKH; from the exons ATGGATGTCTGGCCAGATACAAAACCCAAAttatctgcatggctagattCTGTTAGAG CAGTCCCAACCAGCAGTCAACCGCACAAAGCTGTCACTGGAGGATTCGGTATGAAGCTGTCTGTCGTAAAAG TCTTGGGATCGCTGTGTATGCTGTTTGCAGATGGATTTCCAG TTTCAGAGGATGGAGCTCCAGAGATCATTGGGCCACATCGCGTCCACATCAAAGCTCACCCAG GTGACCCGCTGTTTCTTCACTGTGAAGCTTTTGCAAATTGTGATGATTCGGCAATCATCTACTGGCTCGTCAATGGCTCCTTCCCTGAAGACACGCTCAGCAGTGAAAGACTGGTAGAATCAGAGGA aTCAACGTTAGAGGGGGGTACAATCCTACAGAGGAGTTTGCTGCTAAAGAATGTCACATCGGAGGACCTCAAATCCACCTTCACCTGTGTTGTGACGAACCCTGCTGGAACGGCCCACAAGCACACAATGTTAGCAGCAGCAAGGCGTGATTGTATTGTagggaaaagaagaaaacactga
- the LOC123962781 gene encoding interleukin-1 receptor type 2-like isoform X1, whose protein sequence is MDVWPDTKPKLSAWLDSVRAVPTSSQPHKAVTGGFGMKLSVVKAVLGSLCMLFADGFPVSEDGAPEIIGPHRVHIKAHPGDPLFLHCEAFANCDDSAIIYWLVNGSFPEDTLSSERLVESEESTLEGGTILQRSLLLKNVTSEDLKSTFTCVVTNPAGTAHKHTMLAAARRDCIVGKRRKH, encoded by the exons ATGGATGTCTGGCCAGATACAAAACCCAAAttatctgcatggctagattCTGTTAGAG CAGTCCCAACCAGCAGTCAACCGCACAAAGCTGTCACTGGAGGATTCGGTATGAAGCTGTCTGTCGTAAAAG CAGTCTTGGGATCGCTGTGTATGCTGTTTGCAGATGGATTTCCAG TTTCAGAGGATGGAGCTCCAGAGATCATTGGGCCACATCGCGTCCACATCAAAGCTCACCCAG GTGACCCGCTGTTTCTTCACTGTGAAGCTTTTGCAAATTGTGATGATTCGGCAATCATCTACTGGCTCGTCAATGGCTCCTTCCCTGAAGACACGCTCAGCAGTGAAAGACTGGTAGAATCAGAGGA aTCAACGTTAGAGGGGGGTACAATCCTACAGAGGAGTTTGCTGCTAAAGAATGTCACATCGGAGGACCTCAAATCCACCTTCACCTGTGTTGTGACGAACCCTGCTGGAACGGCCCACAAGCACACAATGTTAGCAGCAGCAAGGCGTGATTGTATTGTagggaaaagaagaaaacactga
- the LOC123962781 gene encoding interleukin-18-binding protein-like isoform X6, with the protein MKLSVVKAVLGSLCMLFADGFPVSEDGAPEIIGPHRVHIKAHPGDPLFLHCEAFANCDDSAIIYWLVNGSFPEDTLSSERLVESEESTLEGGTILQRSLLLKNVTSEDLKSTFTCVVTNPAGTAHKHTMLAAARRDCIVGKRRKH; encoded by the exons ATGAAGCTGTCTGTCGTAAAAG CAGTCTTGGGATCGCTGTGTATGCTGTTTGCAGATGGATTTCCAG TTTCAGAGGATGGAGCTCCAGAGATCATTGGGCCACATCGCGTCCACATCAAAGCTCACCCAG GTGACCCGCTGTTTCTTCACTGTGAAGCTTTTGCAAATTGTGATGATTCGGCAATCATCTACTGGCTCGTCAATGGCTCCTTCCCTGAAGACACGCTCAGCAGTGAAAGACTGGTAGAATCAGAGGA aTCAACGTTAGAGGGGGGTACAATCCTACAGAGGAGTTTGCTGCTAAAGAATGTCACATCGGAGGACCTCAAATCCACCTTCACCTGTGTTGTGACGAACCCTGCTGGAACGGCCCACAAGCACACAATGTTAGCAGCAGCAAGGCGTGATTGTATTGTagggaaaagaagaaaacactga
- the LOC123962781 gene encoding interleukin-18-binding protein-like isoform X5 codes for MDVWPDTKPKLSAWLDSVRVLGSLCMLFADGFPVSEDGAPEIIGPHRVHIKAHPGDPLFLHCEAFANCDDSAIIYWLVNGSFPEDTLSSERLVESEESTLEGGTILQRSLLLKNVTSEDLKSTFTCVVTNPAGTAHKHTMLAAARRDCIVGKRRKH; via the exons ATGGATGTCTGGCCAGATACAAAACCCAAAttatctgcatggctagattCTGTTAGAG TCTTGGGATCGCTGTGTATGCTGTTTGCAGATGGATTTCCAG TTTCAGAGGATGGAGCTCCAGAGATCATTGGGCCACATCGCGTCCACATCAAAGCTCACCCAG GTGACCCGCTGTTTCTTCACTGTGAAGCTTTTGCAAATTGTGATGATTCGGCAATCATCTACTGGCTCGTCAATGGCTCCTTCCCTGAAGACACGCTCAGCAGTGAAAGACTGGTAGAATCAGAGGA aTCAACGTTAGAGGGGGGTACAATCCTACAGAGGAGTTTGCTGCTAAAGAATGTCACATCGGAGGACCTCAAATCCACCTTCACCTGTGTTGTGACGAACCCTGCTGGAACGGCCCACAAGCACACAATGTTAGCAGCAGCAAGGCGTGATTGTATTGTagggaaaagaagaaaacactga
- the LOC123962781 gene encoding interleukin-18-binding protein-like isoform X4 has product MDVWPDTKPKLSAWLDSVRAVLGSLCMLFADGFPVSEDGAPEIIGPHRVHIKAHPGDPLFLHCEAFANCDDSAIIYWLVNGSFPEDTLSSERLVESEESTLEGGTILQRSLLLKNVTSEDLKSTFTCVVTNPAGTAHKHTMLAAARRDCIVGKRRKH; this is encoded by the exons ATGGATGTCTGGCCAGATACAAAACCCAAAttatctgcatggctagattCTGTTAGAG CAGTCTTGGGATCGCTGTGTATGCTGTTTGCAGATGGATTTCCAG TTTCAGAGGATGGAGCTCCAGAGATCATTGGGCCACATCGCGTCCACATCAAAGCTCACCCAG GTGACCCGCTGTTTCTTCACTGTGAAGCTTTTGCAAATTGTGATGATTCGGCAATCATCTACTGGCTCGTCAATGGCTCCTTCCCTGAAGACACGCTCAGCAGTGAAAGACTGGTAGAATCAGAGGA aTCAACGTTAGAGGGGGGTACAATCCTACAGAGGAGTTTGCTGCTAAAGAATGTCACATCGGAGGACCTCAAATCCACCTTCACCTGTGTTGTGACGAACCCTGCTGGAACGGCCCACAAGCACACAATGTTAGCAGCAGCAAGGCGTGATTGTATTGTagggaaaagaagaaaacactga
- the rnf121 gene encoding RING finger protein 121 — MAGVFEVEVDGVEHDHGLEHHDVPNQFDVSKLSPEDKWRVEHARMHAKHKGHEAMHAEMVLILIVTLVVAQLVLVQWKQRHPKSYNLVTLFQMWVVPLYFTTKLHWWRFLTTWFIFSVITAYISFRATRKPLACTTPRLVYKWFLLLYKISYATGIVGYSVVMFTLFGINLIFRIKPEDAMDFGVSLLFYGLYYGVLGRDFAEMCADFMASTVGFYSASGMPTKHLSDNICAVCGQPILVDVSEEGIIENTYRLSCNHVFHEFCIRGWCIVGKKQMCPYCKEKVDLKRMFSNPWERPHVMYGQLLDWLRYLVAWQPVIIGFVQGINYILGLE; from the exons ATGGCCGGGGTGTTTGAGGTGGAGGTTGATGGTGTAGAGCACGACCATGGACTGGAGCATCACGATGTACCAAATCAG tTCGATGTGTCCAAGCTTTCACCAGAAGACAAGTGGAG GGTGGAGCATGCAAGAATGCATGCCAAACACAAAGGCCATGAGGCCATGCACGCAGAGATGGTGCTGATCCTCATAGTCACCCTTGTCGTTGCCCAGCTAGTCCTCGTGCAGTGGAAACAGAGACACCCAAAGTCATACAAT CTGGTGACTCTATTCCAGATGTGGGTAGTTCCTCTCTACTTTACTACCAAACTTCACTGGTGGAGGTTCCTGACCACGTGGTTTATCTTCTCTGTCATCACAGCGTACATCTCCTTCCGTGCCACTCGCAAGCCGCTGGCCTGCACCACACCGAG gttgGTGTATAAGTGGTTCCTCCTTCTCTACAAGATCAGCTATGCCACAGGAATAGTTGGCTACAGTGTCGTCATGTTTACACTTTTTGGTATAAACCTAATATTCAG GATAAAGCCAGAGGATGCAATGGACTTTGGTGTTTCACTGCTATTCTACGGGCTGTACTATGGGGTCCTAGGAAGGGACTTTGCAGAGATGTGTGCGGACTTCATGGCTTCAACCGTTGGG ttttacAGTGCATCTGGCATGCCAACCAAACACCTCTCTGATAATATCTGTGCAGTGTGTGGTCAGCCCATCCTCGTCGATGTCAGTGAGGAGGGAATTATTGAAAACACGTACAGATTGTCCTGCAACCATGT GTTCCACGAGTTCTGCATAAGAGGATGGTGTATTGTCGGGAAGAAGCAGATGTGCCCATACTGCAAAGAGAAGGTGGATCTGAAGAGGATGTTCAGTAACCC CTGGGAGAGGCCACATGTCATGTATGGACAACTTTTAGACTGGCTTCGGTACTTGGTGGCCTGGCAGCCTGTTATTATTGGATTTGTGCAAGGTATTAACTACATCCTGGGTCTGGAGTGA